The Nitratidesulfovibrio sp. SRB-5 genome includes a window with the following:
- a CDS encoding flagellar hook assembly protein FlgD: MTTISSLASAASTSSTSSSGTTLDSDAFLQLLIAELQNQDPTNPADNTEMINQIASFSTVEQLSALNDTATSIYDSLTAMSLNSAVSFIGQSVLAEGDDISKTDDATTVVSFTLESDAQSLTAHVYNSSGTIINSVSLGATDSGTYTFSWDGTNYTGAEAANGTYSVVFEAYDEDGGSLEVSTMVAGTVSGVSVENGTTVLTLSDGRTVNLEDVYSVVSSDA; encoded by the coding sequence ATGACCACTATCTCATCCTTGGCTAGCGCCGCCAGCACGTCATCGACGTCCAGCAGCGGAACCACGCTTGATTCCGACGCCTTTCTGCAACTGCTCATCGCGGAATTGCAGAACCAGGACCCCACCAACCCCGCCGACAACACCGAGATGATCAACCAGATCGCCTCGTTCTCCACGGTGGAGCAGCTGTCGGCCCTCAACGACACGGCCACGTCCATCTACGACTCGCTGACGGCCATGAGCCTGAACTCGGCCGTGAGCTTCATCGGACAGTCCGTGCTGGCCGAGGGTGACGACATATCCAAGACCGACGACGCCACCACCGTGGTCTCCTTCACCCTGGAGTCGGACGCGCAAAGCCTTACCGCGCACGTCTACAACTCCAGCGGCACCATCATCAATTCCGTCTCCCTCGGCGCCACGGACAGCGGCACCTACACCTTCAGCTGGGACGGCACCAACTACACCGGCGCCGAAGCGGCCAACGGAACCTACAGCGTGGTGTTCGAAGCCTACGACGAGGACGGCGGCAGCCTGGAGGTCTCCACCATGGTGGCGGGCACGGTTTCCGGCGTCTCCGTGGAAAACGGCACCACGGTGCTCACCCTGTCCGATGGCCGCACGGTGAACCTCGAAGACGTCTACAGCGTCGTCTCCTCCGACGCATAA
- a CDS encoding zf-HC2 domain-containing protein: MRQQRHHMTVLHSIEEGLCTDTSPCPGANMIACYLEKTATSAERKRLESHFAACRSCREDLLELRKILKAAEVKTPFEVIEAALAFGSRHEAQPGAGHGTDQGTEDGNDHYLILG; this comes from the coding sequence ATGAGACAGCAACGGCACCACATGACGGTGCTCCATTCCATCGAGGAAGGACTGTGCACGGACACTTCACCATGTCCCGGCGCAAACATGATCGCCTGTTACCTGGAGAAGACGGCCACATCGGCAGAACGCAAGCGTCTTGAATCGCATTTTGCGGCGTGCAGGTCATGCAGGGAAGATCTTCTGGAACTGCGCAAGATTCTGAAGGCTGCGGAAGTGAAGACGCCGTTCGAGGTCATCGAGGCGGCACTGGCGTTCGGAAGCCGACACGAAGCGCAACCGGGCGCGGGTCACGGAACGGATCAGGGCACGGAGGACGGCAATGACCACTATCTCATCCTTGGCTAG
- a CDS encoding DUF2000 domain-containing protein: MNLDATKFAIVLDGNLPGGVAANAAAVLSLSVGRAFPEIVGPAVTDGDGDEHPGITQLPIPVLQAAPEALPDLRRRAAERGLYCVAFTHTARTARSYDAYTQRMAATGHDDLSFVGIALVGERSAVDGLCGALPMLR; the protein is encoded by the coding sequence ATGAACCTTGATGCCACCAAATTCGCCATCGTGCTCGACGGCAACCTGCCGGGCGGGGTGGCCGCCAACGCCGCCGCCGTGCTGTCCCTGTCCGTGGGCCGGGCCTTTCCGGAAATCGTGGGCCCCGCCGTCACCGACGGCGACGGCGACGAACACCCCGGCATCACCCAACTGCCCATTCCCGTGCTGCAGGCCGCGCCCGAAGCCCTGCCCGACCTGCGCCGCAGGGCCGCCGAACGCGGACTGTACTGCGTGGCCTTTACCCACACGGCGCGCACGGCGCGCAGCTATGACGCCTACACGCAACGCATGGCCGCCACCGGCCACGACGACCTCAGCTTCGTGGGCATAGCCCTCGTGGGCGAGCGCAGCGCCGTGGACGGCCTGTGCGGCGCGCTGCCCATGCTGCGCTGA
- a CDS encoding AraC family transcriptional regulator, translated as MSRTPRHAAVRFWRDPDLPEVEVRRSSYNEETFRRHTHAAYSIGIMDGGAASFMLEGASHWAVAGQLVLIEPDRVHACNPDRDTFFAYRMFYVDPAWLAELAGQAELAELASAPEPPEHLAPANARGASGERAGSGAPGEPGASGTPDDCASPAPLPRFRAPVVDCAQTMAAWSALYDAVSRGDSVLEKQSLLVQAAELLLARHCLPASGAGPATNPSFPADAPPQPRPAAAAPRPETAVPPETTAIIDAVRRHLRDHVADPVRLDDLARLAGRSRCHLLRMFQQATGLPPHAYQTQLRVEAAKGLLAAGHSISHVAAETGFSDQSHFSRVFRDLTGATPRQYQQGGADAQHAGATTADA; from the coding sequence ATGAGCCGCACCCCACGCCACGCCGCCGTCCGCTTCTGGCGCGACCCGGACCTGCCCGAGGTGGAGGTGCGCCGGTCGAGCTACAACGAGGAAACCTTCCGCCGTCACACCCATGCCGCGTATTCCATCGGCATCATGGACGGCGGGGCCGCCTCGTTCATGCTGGAGGGCGCATCGCACTGGGCCGTGGCCGGACAGCTGGTGCTCATAGAGCCGGACCGGGTGCACGCCTGCAACCCCGACCGCGACACCTTCTTCGCCTACCGCATGTTCTACGTGGACCCGGCATGGCTGGCGGAGCTGGCCGGACAGGCGGAACTGGCCGAACTGGCGTCCGCGCCCGAGCCGCCGGAGCACCTCGCCCCGGCCAATGCCCGGGGCGCATCAGGCGAACGGGCGGGATCAGGTGCGCCGGGCGAACCCGGTGCTTCCGGCACCCCCGACGATTGCGCCAGCCCGGCCCCGCTGCCCCGCTTCCGCGCTCCGGTGGTGGACTGCGCGCAGACCATGGCCGCGTGGTCGGCCCTGTACGATGCGGTGTCGCGCGGCGACTCGGTGCTGGAAAAGCAGTCGCTGCTGGTGCAGGCGGCGGAACTGCTGCTGGCCCGCCACTGCCTGCCCGCATCCGGTGCAGGCCCCGCCACGAACCCGTCGTTTCCCGCCGACGCGCCCCCGCAGCCCCGGCCCGCCGCAGCCGCACCCCGGCCCGAAACCGCCGTCCCTCCCGAAACCACGGCCATAATCGACGCGGTGCGTCGCCACCTGCGCGACCACGTGGCCGATCCGGTACGCCTGGACGACCTGGCCCGTCTGGCCGGGCGCAGCCGCTGCCACCTGCTGCGCATGTTCCAGCAGGCCACGGGCCTGCCCCCGCACGCCTACCAGACCCAACTGCGGGTGGAGGCGGCAAAGGGCCTGCTGGCGGCAGGGCACTCCATCAGCCATGTGGCGGCGGAAACCGGCTTCTCCGACCAGAGCCACTTCTCGCGCGTGTTCCGCGACCTGACCGGGGCCACACCCCGCCAGTACCAGCAGGGCGGGGCCGACGCGCAACACGCCGGAGCAACCACCGCCGACGCCTGA
- a CDS encoding FmdE family protein, with protein MLIGPHTHDEFMEVARNFHGYPAPGLIIGGYMVELARRGLPEGILFDAISETEQCLPDAVQLLTPCTVGNGWLRIMNFGIYAVSLFDKRTGEGVRVHLDVDKMGPWEEIRTWFLKLKPKKDQDTPLLQAQIKEAGPDILTARPITVRPDRLGHKGKGLVGRCPLCGEYYPVSSGGICRSCQGESPYHAGPGFAFEGQPALHAVPVAEAVGKRALHDMTRIVPGEHKDAEFTAGQELTAGDICRLQMMGRNSIYVQDAAESDDAWVHEDEAAKTFAAMLAGEGVAMLADPREGKANLTATRDGLLMVDTDRLERFNLVPDVMCATRQGYSMVLEGAKVAGTRAIPLYLSRENFIKATAMLQDGPLLQVLPMRAARIGILVTGTEVFQGLIQDKFAPIITQKAQRLNCEVVKTVFAPDDAALITQGVRDLIAAGADLVVTTAGLSVDPDDVTRKGLMDAGLTDMLYGLPMLPGTMSLVGRIASEQAPHPVQVVGVPACALFFKTTALDILLPRLLAGVEITRRDLAKLGDGGLCMECKSCTYPKCPFGK; from the coding sequence ATGCTCATCGGTCCACACACCCACGACGAATTCATGGAAGTGGCGCGCAATTTCCACGGCTATCCGGCACCCGGCCTGATCATCGGGGGCTACATGGTCGAACTGGCCCGCCGGGGCCTGCCGGAAGGCATCCTGTTCGACGCCATTTCCGAGACCGAACAGTGTCTGCCCGACGCGGTGCAGCTGCTGACCCCCTGCACGGTGGGCAACGGCTGGCTGCGCATCATGAACTTCGGCATCTACGCGGTGTCGCTGTTCGACAAGCGCACCGGCGAAGGCGTGCGCGTGCACCTGGACGTGGACAAGATGGGCCCGTGGGAGGAAATCCGCACCTGGTTCCTGAAGCTGAAGCCCAAGAAGGACCAGGACACGCCGCTGTTGCAGGCGCAGATCAAGGAGGCGGGGCCGGACATCCTGACCGCCCGGCCCATCACCGTGCGGCCCGACCGGCTGGGCCACAAGGGCAAGGGGCTGGTGGGCCGCTGCCCGCTGTGCGGCGAATACTATCCGGTGTCCTCGGGCGGCATCTGCCGTTCGTGCCAGGGTGAATCGCCCTACCATGCCGGGCCCGGCTTCGCCTTCGAGGGCCAGCCAGCCCTGCACGCCGTGCCCGTGGCCGAGGCCGTGGGCAAGCGCGCCCTGCACGACATGACCCGCATCGTGCCCGGCGAGCACAAGGACGCGGAGTTCACCGCCGGGCAGGAACTGACCGCCGGGGACATCTGCCGCCTGCAGATGATGGGGCGCAACTCCATCTACGTGCAGGACGCCGCCGAATCCGATGACGCCTGGGTGCACGAGGACGAGGCCGCCAAGACCTTCGCCGCCATGCTGGCGGGCGAGGGCGTGGCCATGCTTGCGGACCCGCGCGAGGGCAAGGCCAACCTTACCGCCACCCGCGACGGCCTGCTGATGGTGGACACCGACCGGCTGGAACGCTTCAACCTGGTGCCCGACGTGATGTGCGCCACCCGCCAGGGCTACAGCATGGTGCTGGAAGGCGCCAAGGTGGCGGGCACGCGGGCCATTCCGCTGTACCTTTCGCGCGAGAATTTCATCAAGGCCACGGCCATGTTGCAGGACGGCCCGCTGCTTCAGGTGCTGCCCATGCGTGCCGCCAGGATCGGCATCCTGGTCACCGGCACCGAGGTGTTCCAGGGCCTGATCCAGGACAAGTTTGCGCCCATCATCACCCAGAAGGCCCAGCGCCTGAACTGCGAGGTGGTGAAGACCGTGTTCGCCCCCGACGACGCGGCCCTGATCACCCAGGGCGTGCGCGACCTGATCGCCGCCGGGGCGGACCTGGTGGTGACCACCGCCGGGCTGTCCGTGGACCCGGACGACGTGACCCGCAAGGGCCTGATGGACGCGGGGCTTACCGACATGCTGTACGGCCTGCCCATGCTGCCCGGCACCATGAGCCTTGTGGGGCGCATTGCCAGCGAACAGGCGCCCCACCCCGTACAGGTGGTGGGCGTGCCCGCCTGTGCGCTGTTCTTCAAGACCACCGCGCTGGACATCCTGCTGCCGCGCCTGCTGGCCGGGGTGGAAATCACCCGGCGCGACCTGGCCAAGCTGGGCGACGGCGGCCTGTGCATGGAATGCAAGAGCTGCACGTATCCCAAGTGCCCGTTCGGGAAGTAA
- a CDS encoding molybdopterin dinucleotide binding domain-containing protein gives MKATCGSSSSTRATPIPPWPWPTSGFPSARPPTPPWRRALPTCCLPKAWPTVPSWIPTAWATTRRTCPRACPRAARTRRTSRARGRTAWPRRRAGPRPSAGCRSIPSEIGTAKPCCISQGWGPQRHHNGETNCRAIAVLAALTGNVGIPGGNTGAREGGYSIPFPGFPTLKNPVAASISFFLWTDAIVRGPEMTAERDGVRGVPRLNVPVKFIWNYAGNALINQHSDINRTAQILSDDTRCEMIVVVENFMTPSARFADVLLPAVTNLEENDFAHQGSTAEMGYVVFAQKAIEPLFESRSVYDMCADIAERLGVREQYTEGRTRDEWLQKILNDARQKLPDLPATLEDAWKLGVYKVRNPGKPFVAYKAFRDDPVANPLATPSGRIEIFSKRLWDIGHKWELPAGERITALPEYDEAAEGQGDPLRRKYPLQLVTHHYKQRTHSTYGNVPWLKEAAPQTVWVNPLDAADRGLAHGDMVRVFNDRGATVLPVKVTPRIMPGIISIPQGAWYTPGAGGTDFGGSANILTSLRPSPLAKGNPQHTTLVEMARHSGGSHANAS, from the coding sequence GTGAAAGCAACGTGCGGGTCATCGTCATCGACCCGCGCTACACCGATACCGCCGTGGCCGTGGCCGACGAGTGGATTCCCATCCGCCCGGCCACCGACGCCGCCCTGGCGGCGGGCATTGCCTACGTGCTGTTTACCGAAGGCATGGCCGACCGTTCCTTCATGGATACCTACTGCGTGGGCCACGACGAGGCGCACCTGCCCGAGGGCGTGCCCGCGGGCAGCTCGTACGAGGCGTACATCACGGGCAAGGGGCCGGACGGCGTGGCCAAGACGCCGGGCTGGGCCTCGGCCATCTGCGGGGTGCCGGTCGATACCATCCGAGATAGGCACCGCCAAGCCCTGCTGCATCAGCCAGGGCTGGGGGCCGCAGCGCCACCACAACGGCGAGACCAACTGCCGCGCCATTGCCGTGCTGGCCGCGCTGACCGGCAACGTGGGCATTCCCGGCGGCAACACCGGCGCGCGAGAGGGCGGCTATTCCATTCCCTTCCCCGGCTTTCCCACGCTGAAGAACCCGGTGGCCGCCAGCATTTCGTTCTTCCTGTGGACCGACGCCATCGTGCGCGGCCCGGAAATGACCGCCGAGCGTGACGGCGTGCGCGGCGTGCCCAGGCTGAACGTGCCCGTCAAGTTCATCTGGAACTACGCGGGCAACGCGCTGATCAACCAGCACTCGGACATCAACCGCACCGCGCAGATACTGTCGGACGACACCAGGTGCGAGATGATCGTGGTGGTGGAAAACTTCATGACCCCCAGCGCGCGCTTTGCCGACGTGCTGTTGCCCGCCGTGACCAACCTGGAGGAAAACGACTTCGCCCACCAGGGCAGCACGGCGGAGATGGGCTACGTGGTCTTTGCCCAGAAGGCCATCGAACCGCTGTTCGAGTCGCGCAGCGTGTACGACATGTGCGCCGACATCGCCGAACGCCTTGGCGTGCGCGAACAGTACACCGAGGGCCGCACCCGCGACGAATGGCTCCAGAAGATCCTGAACGATGCCCGCCAGAAGCTGCCCGACCTGCCCGCCACCCTGGAAGATGCGTGGAAGCTGGGCGTGTACAAGGTCAGGAATCCCGGCAAGCCCTTCGTGGCGTACAAGGCCTTCCGCGATGATCCGGTGGCCAACCCGCTGGCCACGCCGTCGGGCCGCATCGAGATATTCTCGAAGCGGCTGTGGGACATCGGCCACAAGTGGGAACTGCCCGCCGGTGAGCGCATCACCGCGCTGCCGGAATACGACGAGGCCGCGGAAGGCCAGGGCGACCCGCTGCGCAGGAAGTATCCGCTGCAACTGGTCACCCACCACTACAAGCAGCGCACCCACTCCACCTACGGCAACGTGCCGTGGCTGAAGGAAGCGGCCCCCCAGACCGTGTGGGTGAACCCGCTGGACGCCGCCGACCGGGGCCTGGCCCATGGCGACATGGTGCGGGTGTTCAACGACCGGGGCGCCACGGTGCTGCCCGTGAAGGTGACGCCGCGCATCATGCCCGGCATCATCTCCATCCCGCAGGGGGCCTGGTACACGCCGGGCGCGGGCGGCACGGACTTCGGCGGCAGCGCCAACATCCTTACCTCGCTGCGGCCTTCGCCGCTGGCCAAGGGCAATCCGCAACACACCACCCTGGTGGAGATGGCCAGACATTCGGGAGGCAGCCATGCCAATGCCAGCTAG
- a CDS encoding DMSO/selenate family reductase complex B subunit gives MPARPAFLFDSRLCTGCKACMIACKDKNDLDPGVRWRRVTECTGGEWTRTAEGYRQNVFSYYLSVSCNHCEDPICVQSCPTTAMHQDKNGIVSVDPKKCVGCKYCSWGCPYGAPQYSERLGRMTKCDFCRDEIEAGRPPACVAACPSRALQWGDLEGLRGKLGQPMAVAPLPAVSATRPALFVMPHRNARPVGSTAGLKANPEEV, from the coding sequence ATGCCAGCTAGACCGGCGTTTCTCTTCGACTCGCGGCTGTGTACCGGCTGCAAGGCGTGCATGATCGCCTGCAAGGACAAGAACGACCTGGACCCTGGCGTGCGCTGGCGGCGGGTGACGGAATGCACCGGCGGCGAATGGACGCGCACGGCGGAAGGATACCGCCAGAACGTGTTCAGCTACTACCTGTCGGTGTCCTGCAACCACTGCGAAGACCCCATCTGCGTCCAGTCCTGCCCCACCACGGCCATGCACCAGGACAAGAACGGCATCGTCAGCGTGGACCCGAAGAAATGCGTGGGCTGCAAGTACTGCTCGTGGGGCTGCCCCTACGGCGCGCCGCAGTATTCGGAACGTCTGGGCCGCATGACCAAGTGCGACTTCTGCCGTGACGAGATCGAGGCGGGCCGCCCGCCGGCGTGCGTGGCCGCGTGCCCCTCGCGGGCGTTGCAATGGGGCGACCTTGAGGGGCTGCGCGGCAAGCTGGGCCAGCCCATGGCCGTGGCCCCGCTGCCTGCCGTCTCGGCCACCCGCCCCGCCCTGTTCGTGATGCCGCACCGCAACGCGCGACCCGTGGGCTCCACCGCAGGCCTCAAGGCCAACCCAGAGGAGGTCTAG
- a CDS encoding dimethyl sulfoxide reductase anchor subunit family protein, with protein sequence MFHEWSLVLFTVLVQMAAGAMLLAPVVSLACQAGASGSGNAAAPSPCPRARRISRGVALVAAPVMVASLLISLLHLGSPLNAPKTLLHLGSSWLSREILFTGLLALCAVLLAVAEGRGKGASPVLRVAGALAAAACLLSMTNVYMLRTVPAWNGPLTPLAFVAAALLLGAGVVAVAALWPQADATEGEAPRHGVTAPALAALVTLAALAVHALALLAAMPGRVVPGGMGLATAHLILLALGAGVLLAAALRARVADMPAALRLAGLALALALAGELAGRVLFFGLYARMGL encoded by the coding sequence ATGTTTCACGAATGGTCGCTGGTTCTGTTTACCGTGCTGGTGCAGATGGCCGCCGGGGCCATGCTGCTGGCGCCCGTGGTGTCGCTGGCCTGCCAGGCCGGGGCTTCCGGGTCGGGCAATGCTGCCGCTCCCTCGCCGTGCCCCCGCGCCCGGCGCATCTCGCGCGGGGTGGCCCTGGTTGCCGCCCCGGTGATGGTGGCCTCGCTGCTCATCTCGCTGCTGCATCTGGGCTCGCCGCTCAATGCGCCCAAGACGCTGCTGCACCTCGGTTCGTCGTGGCTGAGCCGCGAAATCCTGTTCACCGGGCTGCTGGCGTTGTGCGCCGTGCTGCTGGCCGTGGCCGAAGGGCGCGGCAAGGGCGCATCCCCGGTGCTGCGCGTGGCCGGGGCGCTGGCCGCAGCCGCCTGCCTGCTGTCCATGACCAACGTGTACATGCTGCGCACCGTGCCCGCATGGAACGGCCCGCTTACCCCGCTGGCCTTCGTGGCGGCGGCGCTGCTGCTGGGCGCCGGGGTGGTGGCCGTTGCGGCCCTGTGGCCGCAGGCGGACGCCACGGAGGGCGAAGCACCGCGCCATGGCGTGACGGCCCCGGCCCTTGCCGCGCTGGTGACCCTTGCCGCGCTGGCAGTGCACGCCCTTGCGCTGCTGGCCGCCATGCCCGGCCGCGTGGTGCCGGGCGGCATGGGCTTGGCCACGGCGCACCTGATCCTGCTGGCGCTGGGCGCGGGCGTGCTGCTGGCCGCGGCGCTGCGTGCCCGCGTGGCGGACATGCCCGCCGCGCTGCGTCTGGCGGGCCTTGCCCTGGCGCTTGCCCTGGCCGGTGAACTGGCCGGTCGGGTGCTGTTCTTCGGCCTGTATGCCCGAATGGGCCTGTAG
- a CDS encoding molecular chaperone: protein MAQCRNDIAASSVSDGRPVAPNMRSGPMPFMAHAVALRFLGQVFLNGPVDGGLVRALREGLFAEWPVASVGATTRQALEMLRGLAGPAVEAVYPGGDDARWNALAQDLERDHAQLFVGPEIAVPPWESVWRDKDRLLFGESTFAVRAAYARFGLGADRPGNEPDDHLGREFGFLGHLAGLAASGPESPSSESPSSPELATSPELPTFLPNPLDAARTFLDDRLLMWVPMVREAMQRAARTPHYVALGLLAEGAARDLHADIHALRAAKAVAPAAIPRPSGA from the coding sequence ATGGCCCAGTGCAGGAATGATATTGCCGCTTCTTCCGTCTCCGACGGCAGGCCAGTTGCCCCGAACATGCGTTCCGGCCCCATGCCGTTCATGGCCCACGCCGTGGCGTTGCGCTTTCTGGGGCAGGTGTTCCTGAATGGTCCGGTGGACGGCGGGCTGGTGCGCGCCCTGCGCGAGGGACTGTTTGCGGAATGGCCCGTGGCGTCTGTTGGCGCGACCACCCGCCAGGCGCTGGAAATGCTGCGCGGCCTTGCCGGACCTGCCGTGGAGGCCGTGTACCCCGGCGGGGACGATGCCCGCTGGAACGCATTGGCGCAGGATCTGGAGCGCGACCACGCCCAGTTGTTCGTCGGGCCCGAAATTGCCGTGCCGCCGTGGGAATCGGTGTGGCGCGACAAGGACCGGCTGCTGTTCGGCGAATCCACCTTTGCCGTGCGCGCCGCCTACGCCCGCTTTGGCCTGGGGGCCGACCGCCCGGGCAACGAGCCGGACGACCATCTGGGGCGCGAATTCGGTTTTCTGGGCCATCTCGCCGGGCTTGCCGCGTCGGGGCCGGAGTCCCCCTCGTCCGAATCCCCCTCGTCCCCGGAGCTCGCAACGTCCCCGGAACTCCCAACGTTCCTGCCGAACCCGCTTGACGCGGCCCGCACTTTTCTGGACGATCGTCTCCTGATGTGGGTGCCGATGGTGCGTGAAGCCATGCAGCGCGCCGCCCGCACCCCCCACTATGTCGCGCTGGGCCTGCTGGCCGAAGGCGCGGCAAGGGACCTGCATGCGGATATCCACGCCCTGCGCGCCGCCAAGGCTGTTGCTCCGGCCGCCATCCCCCGCCCGTCCGGTGCCTGA
- a CDS encoding ATP-binding protein, with protein sequence MPDPHPDHFRERARQSRRSRCARAALSAFSPCVSRIPRASLPLLLRLLPALLVLLSVLCPVAPAHAREVVVGIYDMEPLSMRGADGRVQGIVVDVMDAVARDEGWTVRYVYDDWDRLMPMLEDGRIDVLAPIAFSETRTAYRYNRDYLVIDWGQIWVRRSTRVDMLFDLQDKLVGGVSMSIFPAGFEAFARRFGVQYRQRDYPDYSALLDALNRGEVDAAVIPRFIGTHHERRGTAEPASIVFSPFEMRYAAMRGRADDVMDALDRRLAAYKADKDSAYHRSLNRWIRVDAPVLPAWLPYALGAAAVLLLALAGVNKALRGQVRRQTEQLRAANADLAVSRDQIRTLLAYQQQAAEDIRRRISREVHDELGQNLTALKFGLHRLGRVVPEGDGPSRERLLSMTRLTEDTIEAVRRISRELRPGHLDDIGLLAASQWLVQDFSANTGIAVHFDGPEQGDGPRQGDGLRQGDDPKQGDGPGQGGDAGAGRERQVPDGRDPLGPMDPDRAVAVYRVLQEALTNVARHAGARRIHVTLRREGGCLRLVVADDGHGFDVHGQRPGGTGYLGIVNMRERVAAFGGEFHIDSAAGGTTVRVCVPLEQPDAQGGGTCGS encoded by the coding sequence GTGCCTGATCCGCACCCGGACCACTTCCGCGAACGCGCACGCCAGTCGCGCCGCTCCCGTTGCGCGCGGGCGGCGCTGTCGGCGTTTTCGCCTTGCGTTTCGCGCATTCCCCGCGCTTCGCTGCCGCTGCTGCTCCGGCTGCTTCCTGCCCTGCTGGTGCTGCTGTCCGTCCTGTGCCCCGTCGCCCCGGCCCATGCCCGCGAGGTGGTGGTGGGCATCTACGACATGGAGCCGCTGTCCATGCGCGGCGCCGATGGCCGGGTGCAGGGCATCGTGGTGGACGTCATGGACGCCGTGGCCCGTGACGAAGGCTGGACCGTGCGCTACGTGTACGACGACTGGGACCGGCTGATGCCCATGCTGGAAGATGGCCGCATCGACGTGCTGGCCCCCATCGCCTTTTCCGAGACGCGCACCGCCTACCGCTACAACCGCGACTATCTGGTCATCGACTGGGGGCAGATATGGGTGCGGCGCAGCACCCGCGTGGACATGCTGTTCGACCTGCAGGACAAGCTGGTGGGCGGGGTGTCCATGAGCATCTTTCCCGCCGGGTTCGAGGCCTTTGCCCGCCGCTTCGGCGTGCAGTACCGGCAGCGCGACTATCCCGATTACTCGGCCCTGCTGGACGCCCTGAACCGGGGCGAGGTGGACGCCGCCGTCATCCCCCGGTTCATCGGCACCCATCACGAGCGGCGCGGCACCGCAGAGCCCGCGTCCATCGTGTTCAGCCCGTTCGAGATGCGCTATGCCGCCATGCGGGGCCGGGCCGACGACGTCATGGACGCCCTTGACCGTCGTCTGGCGGCCTACAAGGCCGACAAGGATTCGGCGTACCATCGCAGCCTGAACCGCTGGATACGCGTCGACGCGCCGGTGCTGCCCGCCTGGCTGCCCTATGCACTGGGCGCCGCCGCCGTGCTGCTGCTGGCGCTGGCCGGGGTGAACAAGGCCCTGCGCGGGCAGGTGCGCCGCCAGACCGAACAGCTGCGCGCCGCCAACGCGGACCTGGCCGTCTCGCGCGACCAGATCCGCACCCTGCTGGCCTACCAGCAGCAGGCGGCGGAAGACATCCGGCGGCGCATCTCGCGCGAGGTGCACGACGAACTGGGCCAGAACCTCACCGCCCTGAAGTTCGGGCTGCACCGGCTGGGGCGGGTGGTGCCGGAGGGAGACGGCCCGTCGCGCGAGCGCCTTCTGTCCATGACCCGCCTGACCGAGGACACCATAGAGGCGGTGCGGCGCATCTCGCGCGAATTGCGGCCCGGCCATCTGGACGACATCGGCCTTTTGGCCGCCTCGCAGTGGCTGGTGCAGGATTTTTCGGCCAACACCGGCATTGCCGTGCACTTCGACGGCCCGGAACAGGGTGATGGCCCCAGGCAGGGGGATGGCCTCAGGCAGGGTGACGACCCCAAGCAGGGTGATGGTCCCGGACAGGGCGGCGATGCAGGCGCGGGCCGGGAACGGCAGGTGCCGGACGGGCGCGACCCGCTGGGGCCCATGGACCCCGACCGCGCCGTGGCGGTATACCGGGTGTTGCAGGAAGCCCTGACCAACGTGGCCCGCCACGCCGGGGCGCGACGCATCCACGTGACGCTGCGGCGCGAGGGCGGCTGCCTGCGCCTTGTGGTGGCCGACGACGGGCACGGTTTCGACGTGCACGGGCAGCGCCCCGGCGGCACGGGGTATCTGGGCATCGTCAACATGCGGGAACGGGTGGCCGCCTTCGGCGGGGAATTCCATATCGACAGCGCCGCGGGCGGCACCACCGTGCGGGTATGCGTGCCGCTGGAGCAGCCGGACGCGCAAGGGGGCGGGACATGCGGTTCCTGA